The following coding sequences are from one Gossypium raimondii isolate GPD5lz chromosome 4, ASM2569854v1, whole genome shotgun sequence window:
- the LOC105779112 gene encoding uncharacterized protein LOC105779112, whose amino-acid sequence MEQRLEKLERLQKETQDQWQVQMKEHVEKIQKDMVQKMKESQDDLMTKLTQLITKGADKGKGLVICDEEESNDEPLFPPGFTPPHASDLVLVLAIIWLIDFDEVAEKDKVKEELPKQFEEKWKWIEEKFRAIESIDSYCGIDAKDLSLVPDLVLPYKFKMPEFEKYNGTSCPEAHITMFYRRMMGYINNDQLLIHCFQDSLTDNSANLEKKSNESLDNTSERWREVAVQNFSDIIMNGEMIEHAIKSERIDGGENNKRTAPWKRENEVNNVNAYSKSIIVSQPKKAVINQQGSSKQESGMRQNTEKPQFTPIPMTYKELYQNLYNAHVVAPRYLSPLQPPYPKWYDTNAQCDYHAGISGHSIENCTAFKKVVEGLIKLGVVKFGDSPNTESPLPNHDEGVNAIIENGGRRVKANVAEIRTPLEWVWKQMVKGGRIKQDSIEKPEGASKFCKFHAEEGHDIQKCTEFRTMVQNLMDNKELEFYEEINGLEEGEVYAAEEGSTGKAQKANHPVVIISKPMSRESGIQIAPKVIIQKPVSFSYEDSKKVPWNYDYNVTIPGKKSLVNASGEDEGFYTRSGKCYDPPVTKNEAREFLKFLKHSEYSVVKQLHKQPARISVLELLISSEIHRNALIKVLNETYVAHDISVNKLDRLVNNISADNFIFFNDDEIPPGGRGTTKALHITARCGEYALAGVLIDNGSALNVLPLSTLKRLPMDSSHMKSCQNIVRAFDGTERKVMGRIEIPLLIGPNIYEVDFLVMDIKPSYNCLLGRPWIHSAGAVPSSLHQKLKLVTEGRLITIDAEEDIIASVTVCKTYLGTDDEAVECSF is encoded by the exons ATggaacaaaggttggaaaaaCTAGAACGGCTTCAAAAGGAAACGCAAGACCAGTGGCAGGTGCAAATGAAAGAACATGTGGAAAAGATCCAAAAAGACATGGTACAAAAGATGAAGGAGTCTCAGGATGAcctaatgactaaattgacgCAATTAATAACTAAGGGAGCGGATAAAGGGAAAGGTCTTGTGATTTGCGATGAAGAAGAAAGCAATGATGAACCACTTTTTCCTCCAGGATTCACACCTCCGCATGC GTCGGATCTGGTTCTAGTCCTGGCGATAATCTGGTTAATTGATTTCGATGAAGTAGCTGAGAAAGACAAGGTAAAGGAAGAGTTACCAAAGCAGTTtgaggagaaatggaaatggattgaagagaaGTTTAGGGCAATAGAAAGTATCGACAGCTATTGTGGAATAGATGCGAAAGATTTGAGCTTAGTTCCGGATCTGGTGCTTCCTTACAAATTCAAGATGCcggaatttgagaaatataatgggaccagttgcccagaAGCCCATATCACTATGTTCTACAGGAGAATGATGgggtatattaataatgatcaaTTATTAATACACTGCTTCCAGGATAGTCTTACAG ATAACTCTGCGAATTTGGAGAAGAAATCGAACGAGAGCTTGGATAATACGTCTGAGAGGTGGAGAGAAGTGGCAGTGCAG AATTTCTCAGATATAATTATGAACGGTGAAATGATCGAGCATGCTATTAAAAGTGAAAGAATAGACGGAGGGGAGAACAATAAAAGGACAGCCCcgtggaaaagagaaaatgaagtgaataatGTGAATGCCTACAGTAAATCAATTATTGTGAGTCAACCAAAGAAGGCGGTCATTAATCAACAGGGCTCATCGAAACAAGAGTCGGGAATGAGGCAAAATACTGAAAAACCCCAGTTCACTCCCATTCCAATGACATATAAGGAGCTGTACCAGAATTTATATAATGCGCATGTTGTCGCTCCTCGTTACTTGAGTCCTCTACAACCCCCATAtccaaaatggtatgacacAAACGCTCAGTGTGATTATCATGCCGGAATTTCAGGACACTCGATAGAAAATTGTACTGCTTTCAAGAAGGTAGTGGAAGGACTTATCAAATTGGGCGTTGTCAAATTTGGTGACTCACCCAACACAGAAAGTCCGTTGCCCAATCATGATGAAGGGGTGAACGCGATAATTGAGAATGGAGGAAGGAGAGTCAAAGCCAATGTAGCAGAGATAAGGACCCCCCTTGAATGGGTTTGGAAACAAATGGTAAAAGGAGGACGCATCAAGCAAGATTCAATAGAAAAGCCTGAAGGAGCAAGTAAGTTTTGTAAGTTCCACGCAGAAGAAGGCCACGACATCCAAAAATGTACCGAATTCAGAACCATGGTGCAAAActtgatggataacaaagagttGGAGTTCTATGAAGAGATTAATGGACTAGAAGAAGGAGAAGTTTATGCTGCAGAAGAAGGATCCACGGGGAAAGCCCAAAAGGCTAATCACCCAGtggtaattatttcaaaaccaATGAGCAGAGAATCTGGAATTCAAATAGCGCCAAAGGTCATAATCCAAAAACCTGTATCCTTTTCTTACGAGGATAGCAAAAAGGTTCCTTGGAATTACGACTACAATGTGACAATTCCGGGGAAAAAGAGCTTGGTAAACGCTTCAGGAGAAGATGAAGGATTCTATACACGAAGTGGAAAATGCTATGATCCG CCGGTAACTAAAAATGAGGCTAgagaatttctaaaattcttgaAACATAGTGAGTACAGCGTGGTAAAACAATTGCATAAACAACCGGCTCGTATCTCGGTGCTTGAGTTGCTTATAAGTTCGGAGATACATCGTAATGCGTTGATTAAGgtgctaaatgaaacttatgtcgCTCACGATATCTCAGTGAATAAGTTGGATCGCTTGGTTAACAATATCAGTGCcgacaatttcattttctttaatgatgatgaaataccgccGGGGGGAAGAGGAACCACCAAAGCATTACATATCACTGCTCGTTGCGGGGAGTATGCGTTAGCAGGAGTGCTAATTGATAATGGGTCTGCCTTGAATGTTTTACCCCTATCTACCTTGAAAAGGTTACCGATGGATAGCTCTCACATGAAATCATGTCAgaatatagtgagagcatttgatggtacTGAAAGGAAGGTGATGGGAAGAATAGAAATACCCCTCTTGATTGGCCCGAATATATACGAGGTGGATTTTTTAGTGATGGATATCAAGCCTTCGTATAACTGCTTGTTAGGAAGACCCTGGATTCATTCAGCAGGAGCGGTGCCTTCATCATTACACCAGAAGTTGAAATTGGTAACAGAAGGACGGTTAATTACGATTGACGCTGAGGAAGATATCATTGCATCGGTAACGGTGTGCAAGACATATTTGGGAACAGATGATGAGGCGGTTGAATGTTCCTTTTGA